Proteins from a single region of Geothrix sp. PMB-07:
- a CDS encoding DUF2793 domain-containing protein: MAKSFGPNTGLLVDAAQGEAHYAELMKQWRGMDTLLMPAMKGVGTNAPPGSPADGDAYVIGTSPTAAWAGQGNKIARWSSIASAWEFFTARTGWSVRDGSSVIAQQWFFNGTAWQTINIRLSSGFGLVIPATSGTTYDLYLQNVAQNAAYMQVLAGSNIPQFPQGINLGGTASLSAYDEGTWTPTAANLGGSGIGYATKYVRAGGRTDFSLIIAGTSLSCTTASTSITLPFTPARLSTCGMNDQTWGGVGNCLVNVDGKLYLPTCSGKTQLIISGTIFNV; encoded by the coding sequence ATGGCTAAATCATTCGGACCAAACACAGGCCTTCTGGTCGATGCAGCGCAGGGTGAGGCTCACTATGCCGAGCTGATGAAGCAATGGCGCGGCATGGATACCCTTCTGATGCCTGCTATGAAGGGGGTCGGGACAAATGCTCCGCCGGGGTCTCCTGCCGATGGAGACGCCTATGTCATCGGCACGAGCCCTACCGCCGCCTGGGCAGGTCAGGGGAACAAGATCGCCAGGTGGTCCAGCATTGCATCCGCGTGGGAGTTCTTCACGGCGCGGACGGGATGGTCTGTCCGAGATGGATCCTCGGTAATTGCTCAGCAGTGGTTTTTCAATGGAACCGCGTGGCAGACCATAAATATCCGCCTTTCTTCAGGGTTTGGCCTCGTCATACCCGCTACATCTGGAACAACTTACGACCTCTATCTCCAAAATGTTGCACAAAATGCAGCCTACATGCAGGTTTTGGCTGGATCAAACATTCCCCAATTTCCGCAGGGGATTAACCTCGGAGGGACCGCAAGTCTATCGGCTTATGACGAAGGAACCTGGACCCCGACCGCCGCAAATCTTGGCGGCTCCGGGATCGGCTACGCGACCAAATATGTCCGTGCAGGCGGTCGGACTGATTTTTCACTCATCATCGCGGGAACGTCCTTGAGCTGCACAACGGCTTCGACGTCGATCACGCTTCCGTTTACGCCCGCTCGGCTTTCAACTTGCGGCATGAACGACCAGACGTGGGGTGGTGTTGGGAACTGCCTCGTCAACGTCGATGGGAAACTCTACCTCCCGACATGCTCTGGGAAAACGCAGCTCATCATTTCTGGAACCATCTTCAACGTCTAA
- a CDS encoding phage tail protein codes for MPFWAFFLTWVASMVAGELLRPKLQVDNAKPAGVADFEFPTATEARKVPYICGTVELKAPNVTWWGDVTNRPIKKKAGKGGFMGTGRTIWQDVGFRYYAGMLLKLCLGPVELLELKADGKSFWTGVSTGGVLNIDAPGLFGGEDSGCGLSGTINFLPGSLTHAVDPYLQSQLGSPLPAWRGIASLVWRGPSSGGESGYLGTSKRIAPISAVVRRLPSNLGLSAGITNLNGDANAAEVIYELLTNPDCGMTQPTSMINLSTFQAAANQMASEGLGISAVWDNDRPVRDFLDDILRTIDGACYLDFKTGQWTLKLARGGYNIASLPVLDESVITSLEGYSESAIDESTNQVQLTYLDRAAGFVEKQVQAASFSNIRQQDAVVNQALSYPMISRSDIAAKLAERDLRAICTSLAKGDLICNRAARDLAPGDVFVLRWGPLGLDQVVCRVLRTARGTLKNRSIRISVLKDVFSLGQALYGAPAVSGRTNPIQDPAACPAQQLLEAPYHLTRQDAPKLLIMGQRPNGSCQTYDIWIKKTAPSADADFTYRGTGLAFAPVGILTSAYGMTAAVDEVGFTVSGSSDLAALAPVLDSELRLGANVAYFESGEAIVIRQPIANGDGTWTLKGVWRGVFDTVPQAHAAGERIWFGAYGQASTDEIFAAGDTLAAKLLPTGFRGTLAIASALQSNLNLVGRAAKPYPPAGLTVNGLATLTTSVGDVAAAWVHRNRLTQTQVVRQDDPTQAAPEGTYTVRAYVGGTLKRTFTGVVATSQAYTAAQRASDDVDGTKTVEISIQSVNGALASVERKSPAFVMTGAGMTCGLYCGGIQG; via the coding sequence ATGCCTTTCTGGGCGTTCTTCCTCACCTGGGTAGCCAGCATGGTGGCTGGGGAGCTCCTGCGCCCAAAGCTCCAGGTGGACAACGCGAAGCCTGCTGGCGTCGCCGACTTTGAGTTTCCGACTGCCACTGAGGCGAGGAAAGTGCCTTACATCTGCGGAACCGTGGAGCTGAAGGCGCCGAACGTGACGTGGTGGGGTGATGTCACGAACCGCCCTATCAAGAAGAAGGCGGGCAAAGGCGGCTTCATGGGGACCGGCCGCACCATCTGGCAGGACGTGGGCTTCCGCTACTACGCGGGGATGCTCTTGAAGCTATGCCTTGGCCCGGTGGAGCTGCTGGAGCTGAAAGCCGATGGCAAGTCGTTCTGGACTGGTGTTTCCACGGGCGGTGTGCTGAACATTGACGCGCCCGGTCTTTTTGGTGGAGAGGACAGTGGTTGCGGTCTTTCTGGCACCATTAACTTCCTGCCTGGATCCCTGACGCATGCGGTGGACCCCTACCTCCAAAGCCAGCTCGGGTCGCCACTCCCCGCATGGCGCGGCATCGCGAGCCTGGTTTGGCGTGGGCCCTCTTCAGGAGGCGAAAGCGGCTACCTAGGAACCAGCAAACGCATCGCGCCTATCAGCGCGGTGGTTCGCCGCCTTCCATCCAACCTCGGCCTGTCCGCAGGTATCACCAACCTGAACGGGGATGCCAACGCTGCTGAAGTCATCTACGAGCTGCTGACCAATCCCGATTGCGGGATGACGCAGCCCACCTCGATGATCAACCTGAGCACCTTTCAAGCTGCGGCGAACCAAATGGCCTCAGAGGGGCTCGGCATCAGCGCGGTTTGGGACAATGACAGGCCTGTGCGCGATTTCCTGGATGACATCCTGCGCACCATCGACGGCGCCTGCTACTTGGATTTCAAGACAGGCCAGTGGACGCTCAAGCTGGCCCGTGGTGGCTACAACATCGCCTCGCTTCCTGTGCTCGATGAGTCCGTCATCACGAGCCTGGAAGGTTACAGCGAATCGGCTATTGATGAGAGCACCAATCAGGTGCAGCTGACCTACCTGGACCGTGCGGCCGGATTCGTGGAAAAGCAGGTCCAGGCAGCATCGTTCAGCAACATTCGCCAGCAGGATGCGGTCGTGAACCAGGCCCTGTCCTATCCCATGATCAGCCGTTCGGACATCGCTGCGAAGCTCGCAGAGCGTGATCTCCGGGCGATTTGCACTTCCCTGGCCAAGGGCGACTTGATCTGCAATCGTGCGGCCCGTGACTTGGCCCCTGGTGATGTCTTCGTGCTTCGGTGGGGACCCCTCGGCCTGGACCAAGTGGTCTGCCGCGTCCTTCGTACCGCCCGTGGCACACTGAAGAACCGCTCCATCCGCATCAGCGTCCTGAAGGACGTTTTCAGCCTCGGCCAGGCGCTCTATGGTGCTCCAGCTGTTTCGGGCCGGACCAACCCCATTCAGGATCCAGCGGCGTGCCCTGCTCAGCAGCTACTGGAGGCACCCTACCACCTCACCCGGCAGGATGCCCCCAAGCTTCTCATCATGGGACAGCGGCCTAATGGCAGCTGTCAGACCTACGACATCTGGATCAAGAAGACCGCCCCCTCGGCGGATGCCGACTTCACCTATCGTGGAACCGGCCTGGCCTTCGCCCCCGTGGGCATCCTGACATCCGCCTACGGCATGACGGCCGCTGTGGATGAGGTCGGGTTCACGGTCTCCGGTAGCTCCGACCTGGCGGCCCTAGCACCCGTGCTTGATTCAGAGCTGCGCCTGGGCGCCAATGTGGCCTATTTCGAGAGCGGGGAGGCCATCGTCATTCGGCAGCCCATCGCGAATGGAGATGGAACGTGGACCCTGAAGGGAGTGTGGCGCGGCGTCTTTGACACCGTTCCTCAGGCTCATGCGGCTGGTGAACGCATCTGGTTTGGCGCCTACGGGCAGGCATCCACGGATGAGATCTTCGCAGCTGGCGATACCCTGGCTGCAAAGCTGCTGCCTACGGGCTTCCGGGGCACCTTGGCCATCGCGAGCGCCCTTCAGTCCAACCTCAATCTGGTGGGCAGGGCCGCAAAGCCTTATCCCCCGGCCGGGCTCACCGTGAACGGGCTTGCCACCCTCACAACCTCCGTGGGCGATGTTGCGGCCGCATGGGTGCATCGGAACCGCCTGACCCAGACTCAGGTCGTTCGACAGGACGATCCCACTCAGGCAGCGCCGGAGGGCACCTATACAGTGCGGGCCTACGTTGGCGGCACCCTCAAGCGCACCTTTACCGGGGTGGTGGCCACCAGCCAAGCCTACACGGCCGCTCAGAGGGCCTCTGACGACGTCGACGGGACCAAGACAGTGGAGATCTCCATTCAGAGCGTCAATGGCGCTCTGGCAAGCGTCGAGCGCAAGAGCCCGGCCTTTGTGATGACGGGGGCTGGTATGACCTGCGGCCTCTATTGCGGCGGAATTCAGGGGTGA
- a CDS encoding phage BR0599 family protein: MAWTGSRAKLQCDPMDKALGRATLRYTFGCSCGLRLFSARCGVSEAAWTFDTVLASISSDGLTITSPFFATQPDGWWIRGEAYHPALDVRQDIVGHVGNAVTLRLPFPGAAVADAIKVIRGCDHLWKRSDGSWGDCHSVYGNAVNFGGDPFIPAKNPFASGLDG; encoded by the coding sequence GTGGCCTGGACTGGATCCAGGGCCAAGCTGCAATGCGACCCCATGGACAAGGCTTTGGGCCGTGCAACTCTCCGATACACCTTTGGCTGCTCTTGTGGCCTCCGTCTTTTCTCGGCTCGCTGTGGAGTCTCCGAGGCCGCGTGGACGTTTGATACGGTTCTGGCTTCCATCAGCAGTGACGGTCTCACCATTACCTCTCCATTCTTTGCGACTCAGCCCGATGGCTGGTGGATTCGTGGCGAGGCATACCATCCGGCGCTGGATGTTCGGCAGGACATCGTGGGCCATGTGGGCAACGCTGTGACCCTGCGCCTGCCGTTCCCCGGTGCCGCGGTCGCGGATGCCATCAAGGTCATCCGTGGCTGTGATCACCTCTGGAAGCGCTCTGACGGTTCCTGGGGCGACTGCCATTCGGTCTACGGCAACGCTGTCAATTTCGGTGGTGATCCTTTCATTCCTGCGAAGAACCCTTTCGCCTCCGGATTGGACGGCTGA
- a CDS encoding Mu transposase C-terminal domain-containing protein — protein sequence MAKPAALKPSRMASSPDVASSASVAKLAPVCAGAGVIPQRTGDSWQTYENSANEMIGGGRGVAATPSDCRLLSTAEAAEFAGSSVRTIQRYIAQGRLQAEVVVEEIGHRAGKPSFRVHQQSLAKIFPLAMQRLEAAEAAAKLPLPSTVVIAPASDPTAISAMKSWQRQRMDARLAILRYVDHLIEEGRVSRDRALNRLFGEVESGALPENLKTLLPLANARSGQSGDRTLSRRTLQRWAADAKQGMERLAPKACDRSMPAWLPQLLEIYRQPQKPSLSWAVQTLVGQLPAGALVPSYDSARRWLLKVGAVDRERGRMLPRELKTIKPFRRREKPEFPFDVLTADGHTFDAEIAHPEHGRPFRPELTMVADVSTNRIVGWSAWEKESTWSVMDAFRMAVLTGGVPLIFYTDNGPGYRNERMEALKARLGYEHHFSIPYNSQARGVIEHLQKTVWVDLAAKAFATYVGASMDRQARQIVFKASRQGQPVLPSWQAFVAFVEQAVAAHNQRASKACPKALDSETGRQRRLSPDQTWAKAQELGWKPEGLPISLDEFRPEELRQVRRGEIQLFGNTYFNTELAELHGEEVRVAFDIHDATRIWVSRKDGTFICEAGFEANKAAYFPKPYVESLREKRQEGQRQRLEQRAQRVLGDAASEPLAIQALTPEMVAASDAQLRKLGLPEDPVSTEPQTEESTGEARRPAFKSDRDYYCWILDNPDLADADETAMVQRRLRQDHLFSTLLGRDDAASA from the coding sequence ATGGCAAAGCCTGCGGCATTGAAACCATCGAGGATGGCGTCGAGTCCGGATGTCGCCAGTTCTGCCTCTGTCGCCAAACTGGCGCCTGTTTGTGCGGGTGCTGGCGTCATTCCGCAACGGACAGGCGACAGTTGGCAAACATATGAAAACAGTGCCAATGAAATGATTGGGGGTGGGAGGGGTGTGGCGGCCACCCCTTCGGATTGTCGTCTCCTTTCAACTGCAGAAGCGGCCGAATTCGCTGGCTCGTCAGTCAGGACGATCCAGCGGTATATCGCCCAAGGCCGACTGCAGGCAGAGGTGGTTGTCGAAGAAATTGGCCATCGAGCGGGAAAGCCTAGTTTCCGGGTCCATCAACAGTCCTTGGCAAAGATCTTCCCGTTGGCTATGCAGCGTTTGGAGGCCGCAGAGGCCGCTGCAAAATTGCCGCTTCCTTCCACTGTTGTCATCGCTCCAGCATCAGACCCCACCGCTATCTCCGCCATGAAGAGCTGGCAGCGGCAACGAATGGATGCTCGTTTGGCCATCCTTCGCTATGTCGACCACCTGATTGAAGAGGGGCGAGTCAGCCGAGACAGGGCCTTGAATCGCCTCTTTGGAGAGGTCGAGTCAGGTGCTCTTCCAGAGAACTTGAAAACCCTCCTTCCCCTGGCCAATGCTCGCTCTGGCCAGTCGGGGGATCGAACGCTTTCACGCAGAACGCTCCAACGCTGGGCCGCTGATGCCAAACAGGGCATGGAACGGCTCGCGCCCAAGGCCTGCGACCGCTCAATGCCTGCCTGGCTTCCACAACTACTGGAGATCTACCGCCAGCCCCAGAAACCATCCCTTAGCTGGGCGGTCCAAACGCTGGTCGGACAACTGCCAGCTGGAGCCTTGGTGCCCAGCTATGACAGCGCCCGCAGGTGGCTCCTCAAGGTTGGCGCGGTAGACCGTGAACGCGGCAGGATGCTGCCCCGCGAACTCAAGACCATCAAGCCTTTCCGGCGCCGTGAGAAGCCTGAATTCCCCTTTGACGTGCTCACTGCAGACGGTCACACCTTTGATGCCGAGATTGCACATCCTGAACATGGGCGGCCCTTCCGGCCCGAACTGACGATGGTTGCCGACGTGAGCACCAACCGTATCGTCGGGTGGTCGGCCTGGGAGAAGGAAAGCACCTGGTCGGTCATGGATGCATTCCGCATGGCCGTGCTCACGGGCGGTGTCCCGCTGATCTTCTATACGGATAACGGCCCAGGCTATCGCAACGAACGCATGGAGGCTTTGAAGGCCCGCCTGGGCTATGAACACCACTTCAGCATTCCCTACAACTCGCAAGCGCGGGGTGTGATTGAACACCTGCAAAAGACCGTTTGGGTGGATCTGGCTGCCAAAGCCTTTGCAACCTACGTCGGCGCCTCCATGGATCGCCAGGCTCGGCAAATCGTCTTCAAGGCCAGCCGTCAGGGTCAACCGGTGCTGCCCTCCTGGCAGGCCTTTGTGGCGTTTGTTGAGCAGGCCGTGGCAGCTCACAACCAGAGGGCGAGCAAGGCCTGCCCCAAGGCCCTTGATTCCGAAACCGGCCGCCAGCGAAGACTGAGCCCTGACCAGACATGGGCCAAGGCGCAGGAACTGGGCTGGAAGCCAGAGGGTCTTCCCATCAGCTTGGATGAGTTCCGGCCAGAGGAACTGCGCCAGGTCCGGCGCGGAGAAATCCAGCTCTTCGGCAACACCTACTTCAACACTGAGCTAGCCGAACTGCATGGAGAAGAGGTCCGCGTGGCCTTTGACATCCATGATGCCACGCGCATTTGGGTCAGCAGAAAGGATGGCACCTTCATCTGCGAGGCTGGCTTCGAGGCCAACAAGGCAGCGTATTTCCCGAAGCCCTACGTGGAAAGCCTCCGAGAAAAGCGCCAAGAAGGACAGCGGCAGCGCTTGGAGCAAAGGGCCCAGCGAGTGCTGGGTGATGCGGCCTCCGAACCTCTTGCGATCCAGGCCCTGACCCCTGAGATGGTGGCGGCCTCCGATGCCCAGCTTCGTAAGCTAGGGCTGCCTGAAGATCCCGTGAGCACTGAGCCTCAGACGGAAGAGTCTACAGGTGAAGCTCGGCGACCAGCCTTCAAGTCGGACCGCGACTACTACTGCTGGATCCTCGATAACCCCGACCTGGCCGACGCGGACGAAACCGCGATGGTGCAGCGCCGACTGCGTCAAGACCACTTGTTTTCAACCCTGCTGGGCCGCGATGACGCGGCTTCGGCGTGA
- a CDS encoding helix-turn-helix transcriptional regulator, giving the protein MADELGVGASVYSQWETGKPPLRKPNALAIQAVFGYRWEWLMTGEGPRKVQMASGSYGLISIPILEVFQGKPVRNDTADVQAFKRRFLEDLVSRAGAGSVEDLYLFEVTDNFNLPFLGEGSLALVNPAVELRQSPVAGGLYLVRRGPSASKALIRRVFHGDSKENGPYLLLSTSGLNGVIVPLKNTDICEIVLGHVGWYTSPESAANPLDGH; this is encoded by the coding sequence ATGGCCGACGAGCTCGGGGTTGGCGCGTCTGTCTATTCTCAATGGGAGACAGGGAAGCCTCCGTTGCGTAAACCCAACGCCCTTGCGATTCAAGCGGTGTTTGGTTACCGCTGGGAATGGCTCATGACAGGCGAGGGGCCCAGGAAGGTCCAGATGGCTTCTGGGTCCTATGGCCTGATATCTATCCCCATCCTTGAGGTTTTCCAGGGCAAGCCGGTGCGCAACGATACGGCTGATGTCCAGGCGTTTAAGAGACGATTCCTGGAAGATCTAGTGAGTAGAGCTGGCGCGGGGTCTGTTGAGGACCTTTATTTGTTCGAGGTAACAGACAATTTCAACCTCCCATTTCTTGGAGAGGGAAGCTTGGCTCTCGTGAATCCGGCAGTCGAGTTGCGGCAATCACCCGTGGCGGGTGGCTTATACCTGGTTCGCAGGGGCCCAAGCGCCTCTAAGGCGCTAATCCGGCGTGTTTTCCATGGTGACTCCAAGGAGAACGGCCCCTACCTGCTGCTTTCAACATCTGGTTTAAACGGCGTCATCGTTCCACTGAAAAACACAGACATTTGTGAGATCGTTCTTGGTCATGTTGGTTGGTATACAAGTCCAGAGTCCGCTGCGAACCCCCTCGATGGACACTGA
- a CDS encoding DciA family protein, producing the protein MKPGPRPLPRLVPMGARLPNQKAEARLRQAWHFVVGPALAERTRPLRVQGNILVMGCWELSRIAPLREAATAVWPQVRDRIQRALGLSLMGLQIVPCDPPAEVLEQPKDPDPLRRALRLLEARRLERIRLGLESE; encoded by the coding sequence ATGAAACCTGGGCCCCGCCCGCTACCCCGGCTGGTGCCCATGGGTGCCCGCCTGCCCAACCAGAAGGCGGAGGCGCGCCTGCGCCAGGCCTGGCATTTCGTGGTGGGGCCGGCCCTGGCGGAACGCACGCGGCCCCTGCGTGTGCAGGGCAACATCCTGGTCATGGGCTGCTGGGAACTCTCCCGCATCGCCCCCCTGCGGGAGGCCGCCACCGCTGTGTGGCCCCAGGTGCGGGACCGTATCCAGCGCGCTCTGGGGCTGAGCCTCATGGGCCTCCAGATCGTGCCCTGTGACCCGCCTGCGGAGGTGCTTGAGCAGCCCAAGGATCCCGATCCCCTGCGCCGCGCCCTGCGCTTGCTGGAAGCGCGCCGACTGGAACGGATCCGCCTCGGTCTCGAATCCGAATAG
- a CDS encoding CaiB/BaiF CoA-transferase family protein, giving the protein MPKPLSHFRIVDLSCVLAGPFATQLLADFGAEVQKLEPPGGDPTRGWGPPFEDGETGESAYFRAANRGKKTRNIDLHTEEGKADLFELLKDADVLVENFRADSADRLGLGWKRLHAKFPKLILASVRGFASDVTASRRAGYDFIIQAESGWMAITGEPEGRPMKVGVALVDVLAGLYCANGIQAALLHRERTGEAIHIEVPLMEAALAGLVNVAAGSLMTGKAPERWGNAHPQIVPYQSFRCSDGDVAIGVGSDRQFEVLALWLGLDLEARPEWRKNRGRVKDREELVALIEARTRLSTVEEVLAVCEANAIPASRVRSVDEVLFRQGGTLHNLLQPLFEVETNTMVPTLASPLLLNGERACASLPPPRWKP; this is encoded by the coding sequence ATGCCCAAGCCTCTATCCCACTTCAGGATCGTGGACCTGTCCTGCGTGCTGGCCGGTCCCTTCGCCACGCAGCTGCTGGCGGATTTCGGCGCCGAAGTGCAGAAGCTGGAGCCTCCCGGAGGCGATCCCACCCGGGGCTGGGGACCGCCCTTCGAGGACGGTGAAACGGGCGAAAGCGCCTATTTCCGAGCCGCCAATCGCGGTAAGAAGACCCGCAACATCGACCTCCACACCGAGGAGGGCAAGGCCGATCTCTTCGAGCTGCTGAAGGACGCCGATGTGCTGGTGGAAAACTTCCGCGCCGATTCCGCCGACCGCCTGGGCCTGGGCTGGAAGCGGCTCCACGCCAAGTTCCCCAAGCTCATCCTGGCCTCCGTACGTGGCTTCGCCTCGGATGTCACGGCCTCCCGCCGCGCCGGCTACGACTTCATCATCCAGGCCGAAAGCGGCTGGATGGCCATCACGGGTGAACCCGAAGGGCGTCCCATGAAAGTGGGCGTGGCCCTGGTGGATGTGCTGGCGGGTCTCTACTGCGCCAACGGCATCCAGGCGGCCCTGCTGCACCGCGAACGCACGGGCGAGGCCATCCACATCGAAGTGCCTCTCATGGAAGCGGCCCTTGCGGGGCTGGTGAATGTGGCCGCGGGCTCCCTCATGACCGGCAAGGCTCCGGAACGCTGGGGCAACGCGCATCCGCAGATCGTGCCCTACCAATCCTTCCGCTGCAGCGATGGCGACGTGGCCATCGGCGTGGGCAGCGACCGGCAATTCGAGGTGCTGGCCTTGTGGCTGGGCCTCGATCTGGAAGCCCGGCCCGAATGGCGGAAGAACCGCGGCCGCGTGAAGGACCGCGAGGAACTCGTGGCCCTCATCGAGGCCCGCACTCGCCTGAGCACCGTGGAAGAGGTGCTCGCCGTCTGCGAAGCCAACGCCATCCCCGCCAGCCGGGTGCGCAGCGTCGATGAGGTGCTCTTCCGCCAGGGCGGGACCCTGCACAACCTGCTGCAGCCGCTGTTTGAAGTGGAAACCAACACCATGGTGCCCACCTTGGCTTCGCCGTTGCTGCTGAACGGTGAACGGGCCTGCGCCTCCCTGCCTCCACCCCGCTGGAAGCCATGA
- a CDS encoding DUF4403 family protein produces the protein MRPCFPCLLIASALPLAGQAPPSALPSASPSAFVEELEPSTLSLPIRVELGPLMKQVEAQVPLSPPNVETWAEIKGKPRTYFRFNLIREPLSVRVKDSQVSVRLVANFGMDVGLRTIGNHYTVMGSCGRSPEPPRRVMLELKTNLSVLPGWGLDLQQTAFDVTPLNTCEVTFLGFDITDQVVAGMKENISAGADMLAKLVRENALARQKAQEAWTQFNQPIELGKDLYLLFQPRRIRLAPISTQGRTVVITPEIEAQPRLVLGPRPLVDTTPLPDLEVNATPKPGFRLRVEADLSYTHASQQFASQVVGKVFDTDKGRFEITSARVWGDQGKAVLEIGLKGRITGKVTLSGKPLSDPATSSLRLADLDFTLDSQSWLARMGDWIYHSDLRKLLTDKAHFLMDQQFQGLREAVQAGLNRQLAPHLQLSGTLKAFRVAAVTTGQEGFKSQAYLEGEVQVDMK, from the coding sequence ATGCGCCCTTGCTTTCCCTGCCTTCTCATCGCTTCCGCCTTGCCCTTGGCAGGACAGGCACCGCCCTCGGCCCTCCCGTCAGCCTCCCCCTCCGCTTTCGTCGAGGAACTGGAGCCCTCCACCCTTTCCCTGCCCATCCGTGTGGAGCTGGGACCCCTGATGAAGCAAGTGGAAGCCCAGGTGCCCCTCTCTCCGCCCAACGTCGAGACCTGGGCTGAGATCAAGGGCAAGCCGCGAACCTACTTCCGCTTCAACCTCATCCGCGAGCCCTTGAGCGTACGGGTGAAGGATTCGCAGGTGTCCGTGCGCCTGGTGGCGAACTTCGGCATGGATGTGGGCCTGCGCACCATCGGCAACCACTACACCGTGATGGGCTCCTGCGGACGCAGCCCGGAACCTCCGCGCCGGGTGATGCTCGAACTCAAGACCAACCTCAGCGTGCTGCCGGGCTGGGGCTTGGACCTTCAGCAGACTGCCTTCGACGTGACCCCCCTCAACACCTGCGAGGTCACGTTCCTCGGCTTCGACATCACAGATCAGGTGGTGGCCGGCATGAAGGAGAACATCTCCGCAGGTGCGGACATGCTGGCCAAGCTGGTGCGCGAGAACGCCCTGGCCCGGCAGAAGGCTCAGGAGGCCTGGACCCAGTTCAACCAGCCCATCGAACTCGGCAAGGATCTCTACCTGCTGTTCCAGCCCCGCCGCATCCGGCTGGCGCCCATCAGCACCCAGGGGCGCACGGTGGTCATCACCCCCGAGATCGAGGCTCAGCCCCGCCTGGTGCTGGGCCCCAGACCCCTGGTTGATACCACTCCCCTGCCCGATCTCGAGGTGAACGCGACACCGAAACCCGGGTTCCGACTGCGGGTGGAAGCCGATCTCTCCTACACCCACGCCAGCCAACAGTTCGCCAGCCAGGTGGTGGGCAAGGTGTTCGACACCGACAAGGGACGCTTCGAGATCACCTCCGCCCGGGTCTGGGGCGACCAGGGCAAAGCCGTTCTTGAGATCGGGCTGAAGGGCCGCATCACGGGCAAGGTGACGCTCTCGGGGAAGCCCCTGTCCGATCCCGCCACCAGCTCCCTGCGCTTGGCGGACCTGGATTTCACCTTGGACAGCCAGAGCTGGCTGGCCCGCATGGGCGACTGGATCTACCACTCGGACCTGCGGAAGCTGCTCACGGACAAAGCCCACTTCCTCATGGATCAGCAGTTCCAGGGCCTGCGCGAGGCCGTGCAAGCGGGCCTGAACCGCCAGCTGGCCCCGCACCTGCAGCTGAGCGGCACCTTGAAAGCCTTCCGCGTGGCCGCCGTGACCACCGGGCAGGAGGGCTTCAAATCCCAGGCCTACCTCGAGGGCGAGGTCCAGGTGGACATGAAGTAG
- a CDS encoding BrxA/BrxB family bacilliredoxin → MVAPMREELVQAGFQQLLTPAQVDQALQQPGTTLLVVNSVCGCAAAGARPGVTEALRTQGLKFDHLVTVFAGMEKEATAQAREYFEGAMPTSPQAAILKDGQLVHLMQRSDFLGHAPEEIAAALGNAYRQTVAAS, encoded by the coding sequence ATGGTCGCCCCGATGCGTGAAGAGCTTGTTCAGGCTGGCTTCCAGCAGCTGCTGACCCCCGCCCAGGTGGATCAGGCCCTGCAGCAGCCTGGCACCACCCTGCTGGTGGTCAATAGCGTGTGCGGCTGTGCCGCTGCCGGGGCCCGGCCAGGCGTCACCGAGGCCCTGCGCACTCAAGGCCTGAAGTTCGACCACCTGGTCACGGTGTTCGCCGGCATGGAAAAGGAGGCCACCGCCCAGGCCCGCGAATACTTCGAGGGCGCCATGCCCACCAGCCCCCAGGCCGCCATCCTCAAGGACGGTCAACTGGTGCACCTCATGCAGCGCTCGGATTTCCTGGGTCATGCCCCTGAGGAAATCGCCGCCGCCCTGGGCAACGCTTATCGCCAGACCGTGGCTGCCAGCTGA
- a CDS encoding NADPH-dependent FMN reductase — MRLVLMGGSLRPQSLNGKLLRHLARELEGRGHEVAAFGGETLRLPLYEDGLAPSAETRALHEALQGAQGLVIVSPEYNAGIPGHLKNAVDWLSTLKPSPWPGLPVLLCAASPGAFGGARSLMAWRATLANMGALALPEVLTVPHADQQLDEEGRPTEARTAAAVPKILDGFLALAARLRP; from the coding sequence ATGCGACTGGTCTTGATGGGCGGAAGCCTTCGGCCCCAATCCCTGAATGGAAAGCTGCTCCGGCACCTGGCCAGGGAGTTGGAAGGCCGTGGCCACGAGGTGGCAGCCTTCGGTGGAGAGACCCTGCGGCTGCCCCTGTACGAAGACGGACTGGCGCCCTCGGCTGAAACCAGGGCCCTGCACGAGGCCCTTCAGGGGGCGCAGGGGTTGGTGATCGTGTCGCCCGAGTACAACGCGGGCATTCCGGGCCACCTGAAAAACGCGGTGGACTGGCTGAGCACCCTGAAGCCCAGCCCCTGGCCGGGCCTGCCCGTGCTGCTTTGCGCCGCGAGCCCCGGGGCCTTTGGCGGTGCCCGCAGCCTCATGGCCTGGCGGGCCACCTTGGCGAACATGGGGGCCCTGGCGCTGCCGGAAGTCCTCACGGTGCCCCACGCGGACCAGCAGCTGGATGAGGAGGGCCGTCCCACGGAGGCCCGAACCGCTGCGGCGGTGCCGAAGATCCTGGACGGCTTCCTGGCCCTGGCGGCGCGGCTGCGGCCCTAA